In the Chroococcidiopsis sp. SAG 2025 genome, one interval contains:
- a CDS encoding translation initiation factor IF-2, translating into MGFADLSIAEIAADYNLPAAEVMVLCDRLGIAYKNPQTRLALEDAKAVISQILSQRQSSEASDRQ; encoded by the coding sequence ATGGGTTTTGCCGATTTGTCCATTGCAGAAATCGCAGCGGACTATAACCTTCCCGCAGCGGAGGTCATGGTTTTGTGCGATCGCTTGGGAATAGCTTATAAAAATCCTCAGACCCGTCTAGCTTTGGAAGATGCTAAGGCAGTTATCAGTCAAATTTTGTCTCAAAGGCAAAGCTCTGAGGCTAGCGATCGTCAGTGA
- a CDS encoding tetratricopeptide repeat protein → MIYHPSWTRFNTDKIEFVSVNLRVCVLTLLLSALFVLGWVEPAVAQQSPPPNLSVEQLQNLEKLANEAFSLTEKGNFPQAETYWTQIIEEFPTNAAAWSNRGNSRVSQNKLNEAIADYNKAIELAPGVTDPFLNRGAALEGLGKWSEAIADYNHILEIDPTDAMAYNNRGNAEAGLGQWEKAIVDYKKSADTAPNFAFARANYALALYQDGQKDKALREMRNIIRKYPQFADVRAALTAALWEQGNKGEAESNWVAAVGLDPRYKDINWVTNIRRWPPTMVAALEKFQQLK, encoded by the coding sequence ATGATTTACCACCCCAGTTGGACGCGCTTCAATACAGACAAGATTGAATTTGTAAGTGTCAATCTGCGCGTCTGCGTGCTGACACTATTACTCAGTGCTTTGTTTGTCTTGGGATGGGTAGAACCAGCGGTTGCCCAGCAATCACCGCCACCAAATCTGAGTGTAGAACAGTTACAAAATCTAGAGAAATTGGCGAATGAAGCTTTTTCTTTAACTGAGAAAGGCAACTTTCCCCAAGCTGAAACTTATTGGACGCAAATTATCGAAGAATTTCCCACCAATGCGGCAGCTTGGAGTAACAGAGGCAATTCTAGAGTCAGTCAAAATAAATTAAATGAAGCGATCGCCGATTATAACAAAGCGATCGAACTTGCCCCGGGCGTGACCGATCCTTTCTTAAATCGCGGTGCGGCTTTGGAGGGTTTAGGAAAATGGTCAGAAGCGATCGCCGACTATAATCATATTTTAGAAATCGATCCTACCGATGCAATGGCATATAACAATCGCGGTAATGCCGAAGCAGGTTTGGGACAATGGGAAAAGGCGATCGTCGATTACAAAAAATCTGCTGATACTGCCCCTAATTTTGCTTTTGCCCGTGCCAATTATGCCCTAGCTTTATATCAAGATGGTCAAAAAGATAAAGCCTTGCGGGAAATGCGAAATATTATTCGCAAGTATCCTCAATTTGCTGATGTCCGCGCCGCCTTAACTGCTGCACTTTGGGAACAGGGAAATAAGGGAGAAGCAGAAAGTAACTGGGTAGCTGCTGTAGGCTTAGATCCTCGTTATAAAGACATTAACTGGGTCACAAATATTCGCCGTTGGCCCCCCACTATGGTTGCAGCTTTAGAAAAGTTCCAACAGCTTAAATAA
- the hisD gene encoding histidinol dehydrogenase, which translates to MLRIITQQAEVRAELQRICDRTHDEQVAHKEATVREVLQTVKRQGDRALIHYTEEFDQQTLKPEDLRVSGSELDAAYQQVSQELLSAIQLACQRIEAFHRQRVPKSWVHFDEDGVVLGKRYTPVDSAGLYVPGGRAAYPSTVLMNAIPAKVAGVKRCVIVTPPGMGKTMNPAVLVAAQEAGIEEIYRVGGAQAIAALAYGTETLPKVDVITGPGNIYVTLAKKLVYGTVGIDSLAGPSEVLIIADEQANPVHVAADLLAQAEHDPMAAAILLTTDASLAKQVQTEVERQLVNHPRRTLTEKAIAHYGSIAVVDSLNTAAQLSNEFAPEHLELEVADPWALLEQIRHAGAIFLGNSTPEAVGDYLAGPNHTLPTSGAARYASALGVETFLKHSSVIQYTPEALQKVAGAIDTLATTEGLPSHADSVRLRMQDLQAGDWQIGTGEKDGQ; encoded by the coding sequence ATGCTGCGAATCATCACTCAGCAGGCTGAGGTAAGAGCCGAACTCCAGCGGATCTGCGATCGCACCCACGACGAACAAGTGGCTCATAAGGAAGCGACGGTTCGGGAGGTGCTTCAGACCGTGAAGCGCCAAGGAGACCGCGCCTTAATTCACTACACTGAAGAATTTGACCAACAAACGCTGAAACCAGAAGACCTCCGCGTGAGCGGCTCGGAACTGGATGCGGCTTACCAACAGGTGTCTCAAGAATTACTCAGCGCCATTCAGCTCGCCTGTCAGCGCATTGAGGCATTTCACCGCCAGCGCGTCCCAAAATCTTGGGTTCATTTTGATGAAGATGGGGTGGTATTAGGTAAGCGATACACCCCAGTAGATAGCGCGGGTCTATACGTCCCTGGAGGTCGGGCTGCCTACCCCAGTACGGTGTTGATGAACGCAATTCCAGCAAAAGTGGCTGGAGTGAAGCGCTGTGTCATCGTCACTCCGCCAGGGATGGGAAAAACAATGAATCCAGCGGTACTAGTGGCGGCTCAGGAAGCAGGAATTGAAGAAATTTATCGCGTTGGGGGAGCGCAAGCGATCGCGGCTTTGGCATACGGTACGGAAACACTGCCGAAAGTCGATGTGATTACGGGACCTGGTAATATTTACGTGACGCTAGCGAAAAAACTCGTCTACGGTACGGTGGGAATCGATTCTTTAGCCGGACCTTCAGAAGTTTTAATTATTGCCGACGAACAGGCTAACCCCGTCCACGTTGCTGCCGACTTGTTAGCCCAGGCAGAACACGACCCAATGGCAGCGGCAATATTGTTAACGACAGATGCGAGTTTGGCTAAGCAAGTTCAAACAGAAGTCGAGCGCCAGTTAGTCAATCACCCGCGCCGGACGCTGACGGAAAAAGCGATCGCCCACTATGGTTCGATCGCAGTCGTAGACTCGCTCAATACTGCTGCTCAACTATCGAACGAGTTTGCCCCCGAACACCTAGAATTAGAAGTAGCCGATCCTTGGGCGCTGTTAGAGCAGATCCGCCATGCAGGAGCGATTTTCTTGGGCAATTCTACCCCTGAAGCTGTAGGAGACTACTTAGCCGGTCCCAACCACACGTTACCTACTTCTGGTGCTGCTCGTTATGCTTCCGCTTTGGGGGTAGAAACTTTCCTCAAACACTCTAGTGTGATTCAATACACGCCGGAAGCACTCCAAAAAGTTGCAGGGGCAATTGATACCCTCGCAACAACCGAAGGACTGCCTTCTCACGCTGATTCTGTGCGGTTGCGAATGCAAGATTTGCAGGCGGGAGATTGGCAAATCGGAACTGGTGAAAAGGATGGACAGTGA
- a CDS encoding universal stress protein gives MLKTILVALDGSEIQERVIQSLEELQLQPTTKVVLAHVVPAVELSQEVVSDRPQAVAEGLPYLQVEKQLQSYQAKLSGESIIEIVTGDPAEEIIRLANIYQADLIAIGSRGLTGVKRIIQGSVSSQVVENAPCSVLVVKPAR, from the coding sequence GTGCTAAAGACGATTTTAGTGGCTCTTGACGGTTCGGAAATTCAGGAACGAGTGATTCAGAGTTTGGAAGAACTGCAACTCCAGCCGACGACAAAGGTGGTTCTCGCGCATGTCGTCCCTGCGGTCGAGTTAAGTCAAGAAGTTGTCAGCGATCGCCCCCAAGCCGTAGCGGAAGGACTGCCCTATTTACAAGTAGAAAAGCAACTGCAATCTTACCAAGCCAAATTATCTGGAGAAAGCATCATCGAGATCGTCACGGGCGATCCGGCTGAAGAAATTATTCGGTTAGCAAATATTTATCAAGCTGACCTAATTGCGATCGGCAGTCGCGGCTTGACCGGAGTAAAACGAATCATTCAAGGTTCTGTCAGCAGTCAAGTAGTTGAAAATGCTCCTTGTTCTGTATTAGTAGTCAAACCTGCTAGGTAA
- a CDS encoding type II toxin-antitoxin system RelE/ParE family toxin, translated as MSYRIEISSVAEGEADSAFLRIYQITSSEKASQWYEGLLRVIESLSEMPKRCSLAREERYFSQEIRQLLYGKGRNSYHILFTIIENNEAATVRILHIRHAAQQTVGEG; from the coding sequence GTGAGTTATCGTATTGAAATTTCTAGCGTGGCAGAGGGAGAAGCAGATAGTGCATTTCTGCGAATATATCAAATAACATCATCTGAGAAAGCAAGCCAGTGGTATGAAGGGTTACTGAGAGTAATTGAATCTTTATCAGAAATGCCTAAGCGTTGTTCGCTTGCAAGAGAAGAGCGGTATTTTAGTCAAGAAATTCGTCAACTTCTCTACGGTAAAGGTCGTAATTCTTATCATATTCTTTTCACTATTATTGAAAATAATGAAGCGGCTACAGTTCGGATTCTTCACATCCGACACGCAGCACAACAGACTGTAGGAGAAGGCTAA
- a CDS encoding putative signal transducing protein, with product MNWMTLRTTSWRWEAELMQQILEAHGIPTRILDLGSTSYFGAGSPAALQVYAKDRWTALLLLSPIEEE from the coding sequence GTGAACTGGATGACGCTAAGAACTACGAGCTGGCGTTGGGAAGCGGAGCTAATGCAACAAATCCTAGAGGCGCATGGCATCCCGACGCGGATATTAGATTTGGGTAGTACGAGCTATTTTGGTGCAGGCAGTCCCGCCGCTTTGCAGGTCTACGCAAAGGATCGGTGGACTGCCTTACTGCTGTTGAGTCCGATTGAAGAGGAGTAA
- the psbV gene encoding photosystem II cytochrome c-550: protein MFKRLIGLVMATVMLAFGLVVGSAAAVEMSEAIRTVPLNDQGDTTVLSLKQVQEGKRLFNQACAQCHVGGVTKTNQNVGLDPEALAGATPSRNNIEGLVDYMKNPTTYDGEEEIAEIHPSIKSADIYPAMRNLRDEDLTAIAGHVLLQPKILGDKWGGGKIYY, encoded by the coding sequence ATGTTCAAAAGATTAATCGGGCTAGTAATGGCGACTGTGATGTTAGCATTTGGGCTAGTTGTTGGCAGCGCCGCCGCAGTTGAGATGAGCGAAGCTATCCGTACAGTGCCACTGAATGACCAAGGCGACACTACGGTACTAAGCCTCAAACAGGTGCAGGAAGGCAAACGTCTATTTAACCAAGCCTGCGCTCAGTGCCACGTTGGTGGTGTGACTAAAACTAACCAAAACGTCGGATTAGACCCTGAAGCTCTAGCCGGAGCTACACCGTCTCGGAACAACATTGAAGGGTTGGTGGATTATATGAAAAATCCTACTACCTACGACGGAGAGGAGGAAATTGCCGAAATCCATCCCAGTATCAAGAGTGCGGATATTTATCCAGCGATGAGAAATTTACGGGATGAGGACTTAACAGCGATCGCCGGACATGTTCTGCTTCAACCGAAGATTTTGGGTGACAAGTGGGGAGGCGGCAAAATTTACTACTAA
- the accD gene encoding acetyl-CoA carboxylase, carboxyltransferase subunit beta, which translates to MATNDESRGLMSLLDWFANRRKSGSISQERHERDIADGLWNKCPECGVLAYNKDLMANQMVCLECGHHMRVDSNERIRQLIDANTWKPIDENLHPADPLQFRDRKAYSDRLREYQEKTGLNDAVQTGFGQIDGLPAALGVMDFRFLGGSMGSVVGEKLTRLIEQATQKRYPVVIVCASGGARMQEAMLSLMQMAKISAALERHRADQLLYIPVLTNPTTGGVTASFAMLGDIILAEPKATIGFAGRRVIEQTLRQKLPDNFQTAEDVLEHGFVDAIVPRTQLKKTLAQLIALHQPLTTAPNLVHIEGIALSSSISG; encoded by the coding sequence ATGGCTACTAACGACGAATCTCGCGGTTTAATGTCTTTACTTGACTGGTTTGCCAATCGCCGCAAATCTGGTTCCATTAGTCAAGAACGCCACGAGCGCGACATTGCTGATGGATTGTGGAATAAATGCCCAGAGTGCGGAGTTTTGGCATACAACAAAGACTTGATGGCAAATCAAATGGTTTGTTTGGAATGCGGGCATCATATGCGGGTAGACAGCAACGAACGTATCCGCCAGTTGATCGATGCCAATACCTGGAAACCGATTGATGAGAATTTGCATCCCGCCGATCCGCTACAATTTCGCGATCGCAAAGCCTATAGCGATCGCTTGCGGGAATATCAAGAAAAAACTGGTTTAAATGATGCCGTGCAAACAGGTTTCGGTCAAATTGACGGTTTACCAGCAGCCCTTGGCGTGATGGATTTTCGCTTTCTCGGCGGTAGTATGGGTTCAGTGGTAGGTGAAAAACTCACCCGTTTGATCGAACAAGCAACCCAGAAGCGATATCCTGTAGTAATTGTCTGTGCCTCTGGTGGTGCGAGAATGCAAGAGGCAATGCTCAGCTTGATGCAAATGGCAAAAATTTCTGCCGCCTTAGAACGCCATCGCGCTGACCAATTGCTATATATTCCAGTGTTAACCAATCCAACAACTGGTGGTGTCACAGCGAGTTTCGCTATGTTAGGCGACATCATCTTGGCAGAACCAAAAGCAACAATTGGTTTTGCCGGACGACGGGTGATCGAGCAAACCCTGCGTCAAAAACTCCCAGATAATTTCCAAACGGCTGAAGACGTACTAGAACACGGTTTCGTCGATGCGATCGTTCCTCGTACCCAACTTAAGAAAACTTTAGCTCAGCTGATTGCCCTACATCAACCACTTACTACTGCTCCAAATCTAGTACATATAGAAGGTATAGCTCTTAGTTCGAGTATTTCTGGCTGA
- a CDS encoding TatD family hydrolase: protein MQLIDSHVHLNFDVFEPDLAAVRSRWQAAGVVHLVHSCVEPAEFASIQAIAQQFPEVSFAVGLHPLDAHKWTESMSTEILSLARSDDRVVAIGEMGLDFYKAENQEQQREVFEAQLESAATLNLPVIIHCREAAAQVRDILQLMKQRHGEKIRGVMHCWSGTPEETAWFLDLGFYVSFSGIVTFKNARTVQTAAQMVSSDRLLIETDCPFLAPVPKRKERRNEPAFVRHVAESLAHLRGVELEEIAAQTTANACQLFGLSA, encoded by the coding sequence ATGCAGTTGATCGACTCTCACGTACATCTCAACTTCGACGTGTTTGAACCGGATTTGGCAGCCGTGCGATCGCGATGGCAAGCAGCAGGAGTCGTACACTTGGTTCATTCCTGTGTCGAACCAGCAGAATTTGCCAGCATTCAAGCGATCGCGCAGCAATTTCCTGAAGTCAGCTTTGCCGTGGGGTTACATCCACTAGATGCCCACAAATGGACGGAGAGTATGTCGACAGAAATTTTGTCCCTGGCACGTAGTGACGATCGAGTTGTGGCAATCGGCGAGATGGGACTGGATTTCTATAAAGCAGAGAACCAAGAGCAACAGCGAGAAGTATTTGAAGCGCAATTGGAGAGCGCAGCTACCCTCAACTTACCTGTTATTATCCATTGTCGGGAAGCAGCCGCACAAGTTAGAGACATATTACAGTTGATGAAGCAGCGTCACGGCGAGAAAATTCGCGGGGTCATGCATTGCTGGAGCGGAACTCCAGAGGAAACTGCCTGGTTTCTAGATTTGGGGTTTTATGTAAGTTTCAGCGGCATTGTCACGTTTAAGAATGCTCGTACCGTTCAAACAGCAGCACAGATGGTAAGCAGCGATCGCCTGTTGATTGAAACTGACTGTCCGTTTTTGGCTCCAGTTCCCAAGCGAAAAGAGCGGCGCAACGAACCGGCTTTCGTGCGGCATGTCGCCGAGTCTCTGGCTCACCTGCGCGGGGTTGAACTAGAAGAGATTGCAGCTCAAACAACCGCTAATGCTTGTCAACTATTCGGTTTGTCGGCGTGA
- a CDS encoding ABC transporter ATP-binding protein gives MLNELAIRTCGLTKQFDRHIAVNDVDLQVQAGEVYGLIGPNGAGKTTLIRMLAAAEEPTKGEIYINGDRLVGDRDNSILKQRLGYLPDDFPLYDDLTVWDYLDYFARLYKLKEPRRSQRLREVLELVQLSQKRRSLIATLSRGMKQRLSLARTIIHEPIVLLLDEPVSGLDPIARMQFREIIKVLQEAGMTILISSHVLSDLAELCTSVGIMELGFLVESTTLSQLYQRLARQQIFLTTLGEIERLTAELNNHVLVAGWEVLPGGQRVQIDFTGNQEDCADLLRSLVAAGVPLSEFHCTQEDLETIFLKLGHQQAS, from the coding sequence ATGCTCAACGAACTGGCAATTCGCACTTGTGGGCTGACGAAACAATTCGATCGCCACATTGCGGTGAACGATGTCGATTTACAAGTTCAGGCTGGGGAAGTTTACGGCTTAATTGGACCGAACGGTGCAGGTAAAACAACGCTAATTCGGATGTTAGCAGCAGCCGAGGAACCAACTAAGGGAGAAATATACATCAATGGCGATCGCTTAGTGGGCGATCGCGATAATTCTATCCTCAAGCAACGCCTGGGGTATTTACCCGACGACTTTCCCCTCTACGACGATCTCACCGTTTGGGACTACCTAGACTATTTTGCGCGGTTGTACAAGTTGAAAGAACCGCGCCGCAGTCAACGCTTGCGAGAAGTCTTAGAACTCGTCCAATTGAGTCAAAAACGCCGCAGTTTAATTGCTACCCTGTCGCGGGGAATGAAGCAACGCCTGAGTTTGGCAAGAACAATCATCCACGAACCAATTGTACTACTATTAGACGAACCCGTTTCGGGACTTGACCCGATCGCCCGAATGCAGTTTCGGGAAATTATTAAGGTTTTGCAAGAAGCGGGAATGACGATTTTGATTTCATCCCATGTTTTAAGCGACTTAGCAGAGTTATGTACTTCCGTGGGCATTATGGAGTTGGGCTTTTTGGTCGAAAGTACAACCTTGAGTCAGTTATATCAGCGACTCGCCCGCCAGCAAATTTTCTTAACAACCTTGGGAGAAATCGAAAGATTAACAGCAGAATTGAATAATCACGTCCTCGTAGCGGGATGGGAGGTGTTACCGGGAGGACAGCGGGTGCAGATAGATTTTACTGGAAATCAGGAAGACTGTGCGGATTTATTGCGATCGCTGGTTGCAGCTGGCGTTCCTTTATCTGAATTTCATTGTACTCAGGAAGACTTAGAAACAATTTTCCTCAAACTAGGACACCAGCAAGCGTCTTAA
- the rpsT gene encoding 30S ribosomal protein S20, with translation MANTKSAIKRVQIAERNRLRNKAYSSAVKTLMKKYFSTLEAYAANPTPELKQEVQQRMSAAYSKIDRAVKRGVLHRNNGARKKSRLAKQLKQYEMAKTEG, from the coding sequence GTGGCTAATACAAAGTCTGCTATCAAGCGCGTTCAAATTGCCGAGCGTAATCGGCTGCGGAATAAAGCATATAGCTCAGCCGTCAAAACGCTGATGAAAAAGTATTTCAGTACTCTGGAAGCTTACGCCGCCAATCCTACTCCAGAGCTGAAGCAAGAAGTCCAACAACGGATGTCGGCAGCATACAGCAAAATCGACCGAGCCGTAAAGCGGGGCGTACTCCATCGTAATAATGGAGCCAGGAAAAAATCCCGTCTGGCTAAGCAACTCAAACAGTACGAAATGGCTAAGACTGAAGGATAA
- the leuB gene encoding 3-isopropylmalate dehydrogenase: protein MSQQQYRIALLPGDGIGSEIIQVAVEVLKLVGEQLNIGFTFQEALIGGAAIDATGEPLPEKTLEICRNSDAVLLAAIGGYKWDNLPRHQRPETGLLGLRAGLGLFANLRPAKILPQLIDASSLKREVVEGVDIMVVRELTGGIYFGQPKGIFATETGEKRGVNTMAYTESEIDRIGRVAFETAQKRRNKLCSVDKANVLEVSQLWRDRITALASEYPDVELTHMYVDNAAMQLVRHPKQFDTIVTGNLFGDILSDEAAMLTGSIGMLPSASLGASSAGVYEPVHGSAPDIAGQDKANPLAQVLSAAMMLRYGLNQPEAADRIEQAVLRVLDRGGRTGDIMSPGMNLLGCRAMGKALIEELTKG, encoded by the coding sequence ATGTCACAGCAGCAATACCGAATCGCGCTTTTACCTGGAGATGGCATTGGTTCCGAAATCATCCAAGTAGCGGTAGAGGTGCTGAAACTGGTGGGAGAACAACTAAATATCGGCTTTACATTTCAGGAAGCCTTAATTGGTGGTGCAGCTATTGATGCTACAGGCGAACCCCTACCAGAGAAAACTTTGGAAATTTGTCGTAATAGCGATGCGGTATTATTAGCCGCGATCGGCGGTTACAAATGGGATAACTTACCGCGCCACCAGCGCCCTGAAACGGGGTTATTAGGACTGCGGGCGGGTTTAGGTCTATTTGCCAATTTACGCCCCGCCAAGATTCTGCCACAGCTAATTGATGCCTCTTCCCTCAAACGAGAAGTCGTGGAAGGGGTAGATATTATGGTAGTGCGAGAACTGACAGGGGGAATTTACTTCGGACAACCCAAGGGCATTTTTGCCACCGAAACCGGAGAAAAGCGGGGAGTCAACACGATGGCTTACACCGAGTCAGAGATCGATCGCATTGGACGAGTCGCATTTGAAACAGCTCAAAAACGCAGAAACAAACTCTGTTCTGTCGATAAGGCGAATGTGTTGGAAGTCTCTCAACTGTGGCGCGATCGCATCACCGCCCTTGCCTCAGAATATCCCGATGTCGAACTCACTCATATGTATGTTGATAACGCTGCCATGCAGCTAGTTCGCCACCCGAAACAATTCGACACAATAGTTACAGGCAACCTTTTCGGTGATATTCTCTCAGACGAAGCAGCTATGCTGACAGGTAGTATCGGGATGTTACCCTCCGCTAGTCTAGGTGCTAGTAGTGCAGGAGTTTACGAACCCGTCCACGGTTCCGCCCCCGACATTGCCGGACAAGACAAAGCAAATCCTCTAGCACAAGTTCTTAGTGCTGCTATGATGTTACGCTACGGCTTAAACCAACCAGAGGCAGCCGATCGCATCGAGCAAGCAGTATTAAGAGTTTTAGATAGAGGCGGTCGCACGGGCGATATCATGTCCCCTGGTATGAATTTGCTGGGCTGTCGGGCAATGGGTAAAGCACTGATTGAGGAATTAACCAAAGGATGA
- a CDS encoding prepilin peptidase — protein MDTLLAIPVAVIVFALGASIGSFINVVVYRVPAGLSVLYPPSRCPHCLHRLGKENLPVLGWLLLQGRCKYCRNPISIRYPIIEAVTGLLFLSIFWTFDISAQTLGYWAFASWLLALSLIDLDTMTLPNPLTQSGLVLGLVFQLAMGYLVQGTWTGAIHQLMAGAIGAVLGIWLFDAIIIVSSICLGQTAMGGGDAKLAAMMGAWLGWKYLLLSGFLACALGAFVGGGALALGILHRRQPMPFGPFLALGAVITVFAGEAILSTYFRLMFPNI, from the coding sequence ATGGACACTCTCCTTGCCATACCAGTTGCAGTTATAGTTTTTGCTCTTGGAGCGTCTATTGGTAGCTTCATCAATGTTGTAGTTTATCGCGTACCTGCAGGGTTATCCGTTCTCTATCCGCCTTCTCGCTGCCCTCATTGCTTGCATCGGCTAGGAAAAGAAAATTTACCAGTGCTAGGGTGGTTGTTACTGCAAGGGCGCTGTAAGTACTGTAGAAATCCAATTTCCATTCGCTATCCAATTATTGAAGCAGTCACGGGACTGCTATTTTTATCAATTTTTTGGACGTTTGATATTTCAGCTCAAACCCTCGGTTATTGGGCTTTTGCAAGTTGGTTGCTGGCACTATCGCTGATCGATCTAGATACGATGACATTGCCCAACCCGCTAACACAATCGGGATTAGTTCTGGGTTTGGTATTTCAACTAGCTATGGGTTATTTAGTTCAAGGCACTTGGACAGGAGCAATTCATCAACTCATGGCTGGTGCGATTGGAGCTGTATTAGGAATTTGGTTATTTGATGCCATTATCATCGTGAGTTCCATCTGTCTCGGACAAACCGCAATGGGTGGAGGAGATGCGAAATTAGCCGCCATGATGGGTGCTTGGTTGGGCTGGAAATATTTACTCTTATCGGGTTTTCTGGCTTGTGCTTTGGGTGCATTTGTCGGCGGAGGTGCGCTCGCCCTTGGTATACTCCATCGCCGCCAACCAATGCCTTTCGGCCCCTTTCTCGCCCTCGGCGCAGTCATCACCGTGTTTGCTGGTGAAGCCATTCTTTCAACTTACTTCCGGTTGATGTTTCCCAATATATAG
- the truB gene encoding tRNA pseudouridine(55) synthase TruB has protein sequence MQGFINLNKPLDWTSHDCVARVRRLLRTSRVGHGGTLDPAASGVLPIAVGKATRLLQFLPQDKAYRATIQFGIATTTDDLEGEILSSKPATDLSLEQIVPRLKQFQGKIVQVPPKYSAIQVQGKRLYDLARAGEEVDVPERTVEVYKIDILDWQAGDFPKLEVAIACGAGTYIRAIARDLGAVLGTGGTLAALTRTRSSGFEIAASLSLDELATQLEQGIFEPIPPAMALQHLPSVNLSEPVARKWCLGQKIPYPEIPVTTTNDAFLRVEDESDRFLGIGRLAQIDDVCLLAPQIVFVGS, from the coding sequence GTGCAAGGATTTATTAATTTAAACAAACCGCTAGATTGGACTTCCCATGACTGCGTGGCGCGGGTCAGGCGATTGTTGCGTACGTCGAGGGTAGGGCATGGGGGTACGCTAGACCCTGCGGCTAGTGGCGTTTTGCCGATCGCAGTTGGCAAAGCTACGCGGTTATTACAGTTTTTGCCTCAAGATAAGGCTTATCGAGCTACAATTCAATTTGGCATCGCAACCACAACCGACGACTTAGAAGGAGAGATCCTGAGTTCTAAGCCAGCAACAGATTTAAGCCTAGAGCAGATCGTTCCAAGATTAAAACAATTTCAAGGCAAGATCGTCCAAGTACCACCCAAATACAGCGCCATCCAGGTGCAGGGAAAGCGATTGTATGACCTAGCAAGAGCAGGAGAGGAAGTAGACGTGCCAGAGCGCACGGTAGAGGTATATAAGATTGACATTTTAGACTGGCAAGCGGGAGATTTTCCGAAATTGGAAGTGGCGATCGCCTGTGGTGCGGGAACGTATATTCGGGCGATCGCGCGGGACTTAGGTGCGGTGTTAGGAACTGGTGGGACGCTAGCAGCATTAACTCGTACTCGTAGTAGCGGTTTTGAAATTGCTGCCAGTCTCAGTTTAGATGAATTAGCCACACAGCTAGAGCAAGGCATATTCGAGCCTATTCCTCCTGCTATGGCTTTACAGCATCTTCCTAGCGTTAATTTATCAGAGCCAGTGGCGCGTAAGTGGTGTTTGGGTCAAAAAATTCCCTACCCAGAAATTCCTGTCACCACGACAAACGATGCTTTTTTAAGAGTTGAAGATGAGAGCGATCGCTTTTTGGGTATCGGGCGTTTAGCTCAAATAGATGATGTATGTTTGTTAGCTCCCCAAATAGTTTTTGTTGGCTCGTAG
- the psbV2 gene encoding photosystem II cytochrome PsbV2: MTNRLFGCLFFSLIVCLGVLLLPSTPAQAAIDSYVARYLHVTEPIDLEVSDRETRSFSPEEISQGKQSFSQSCQTCHVGGSTISFPEVSLSLEKLKGAMPSRDNINGLVAYMRKPMTYDGSEETYWCREVPQSWLTQAQVENLAAFILTAAKKAPGWGTETF; this comes from the coding sequence ATGACCAATCGATTGTTTGGCTGTCTGTTCTTTTCTCTGATAGTTTGCCTGGGAGTGCTACTGCTGCCAAGTACTCCTGCTCAAGCTGCGATTGACTCCTACGTGGCTCGGTATTTACATGTCACTGAGCCAATCGATTTGGAAGTGAGCGACCGCGAGACTCGCTCGTTTTCACCAGAAGAAATATCCCAAGGGAAGCAGTCTTTTTCACAAAGCTGCCAAACTTGTCATGTCGGTGGCAGTACCATATCTTTTCCAGAAGTTTCACTCTCTTTGGAAAAGCTGAAAGGAGCCATGCCATCGCGGGACAATATTAACGGTTTAGTTGCTTATATGCGTAAACCAATGACTTACGACGGCAGCGAGGAAACTTACTGGTGTCGCGAAGTCCCTCAAAGCTGGTTGACACAAGCACAAGTGGAAAATCTAGCAGCTTTTATTTTGACAGCAGCCAAAAAAGCTCCTGGCTGGGGTACAGAAACCTTCTAA